From one Humulus lupulus chromosome 8, drHumLupu1.1, whole genome shotgun sequence genomic stretch:
- the LOC133795637 gene encoding uncharacterized protein LOC133795637, which produces MDFENMFDIYSAPEGPEAPSSKKKTSKRHPEERSKTPQAKKARTASPPVDGSSANVTPPPSPHKQQTPPAPVGSTPSPLAPTDQTQQAAPTSTRGDISSRALRLVKDKVAKILKHERCREAMAGTEMMDVDQILNCALNEFASEMLTLTAGRLRSGVIIEHSKSLEQRHADEFKAAEEQYAEQLEAMLEEKNKLDEELMKKQTALDKAIEQRDQFKESNRINYHKAKKLEQELIASRQ; this is translated from the exons ATGGACTTCGAGAACATGTTCGATATATACAGTGCCCCCGAGGGTCCTGAAGCTCCCTCGAGtaagaagaaaacaagcaagaGGCATCCCGAGGAAAGAAGTAAAACGCCTCAGGCCAAGAAAGCCCGCACTGCAAGCCCCCCGGTAGACGGATCCTCAGCCAAtgtaacaccacctccttctcctcaCAAGCAACAAACTCCTCCTGCTCCTGTTGGGTCGACACCGTCTCCACTGGCCCCaaccgaccagactcagcaggctgcTCCTACTTCCACGAGGGGCGACATATCGAGTCGTGCCTTAAGATTGGTCAAAGACAAGGTGGCTAAGATTTTGAAGCATGAACGatgccgagaggcaatggctggGACGGAGATgatggatgtcgaccaaatcTTAAATTGCGCATTGAATGAGtttgccagt GAAATGTTGACCCTTACTGCCGGCCGGCTCCGATCGGGTGTTATTATCGAGCATTCCAAGTCCTTGGAGCAACGGCACGCTGACGAATTCAAAGCTGCCGAGGAACAATACGCTGAACAACTTGAGGCgatgctcgaggagaagaataaaCTAGATGAGGAGCTAATGAAAAAGCAGACTGCTCTGGATAAGGCCATCGAGCAAAgagaccagttcaaggagtctaaccgcatcAACTACCACAAGGCTAAAAAGCTCGAGCAAGAATTGATTGCGAGTAGACAAtag